One region of Cyanobium sp. M30B3 genomic DNA includes:
- a CDS encoding CHAD domain-containing protein: MSNGAHGHALLQAHCKRMVALQGPVLRDNDEEPLHQLRVTMRRLRATLDQFGPCLVLPEQVNDRRLAKSVQRLGVARDLDVLRQHLNAVLLPQLPQLEQERLKPVRRQLARERRLAGEQLASVLKSSRHLELIAQLQAWLKQPRYTPLGEEPLLHWIPEWAVPASTSLMLHPGWWLERPGLDSATLHGLRKQLRSLRYRLENLEAYLAPAGRQWIVSLKQGQSLLGELNDLDVLHKAIHEQSSDGLEQSLPQLAWLLEQNRLHLWRRWRQLSEGVHDLPSRRRRLAELTRAHRAARGWRHWRRALIDIAGRLR; this comes from the coding sequence ATGAGCAATGGAGCCCATGGGCACGCCCTGCTGCAGGCGCACTGCAAGCGGATGGTGGCGCTGCAGGGCCCGGTGCTGCGGGACAACGACGAGGAGCCCCTGCACCAGTTGCGGGTGACGATGCGCAGGTTGCGGGCCACCCTCGACCAGTTCGGGCCCTGCCTGGTGCTGCCGGAGCAGGTGAACGACCGCCGTCTGGCCAAATCCGTGCAGCGACTGGGGGTGGCCCGGGATCTGGACGTGCTGCGCCAACACCTGAACGCGGTGCTCCTGCCCCAGCTGCCCCAGCTGGAGCAGGAGCGGCTCAAACCGGTGCGCCGCCAGCTGGCCCGGGAGCGGCGCCTGGCCGGCGAGCAGCTGGCTTCGGTGCTGAAGAGCTCGCGCCATCTGGAGCTGATCGCCCAGCTGCAGGCCTGGCTGAAGCAGCCCCGCTACACGCCGCTGGGGGAGGAGCCGCTGCTGCACTGGATCCCGGAATGGGCAGTGCCGGCCAGCACCAGCCTGATGCTCCATCCCGGCTGGTGGCTGGAGCGGCCCGGGCTGGACAGCGCCACGCTCCACGGCCTGCGCAAACAGCTGCGCAGCCTGCGCTACCGGCTGGAGAACCTCGAGGCGTATCTCGCTCCAGCGGGCCGCCAGTGGATTGTCAGCCTCAAACAGGGCCAGAGCCTGCTGGGGGAGCTGAACGATCTGGATGTGCTCCACAAGGCGATCCACGAGCAGAGCAGCGATGGGCTCGAGCAGAGCCTGCCCCAGCTGGCCTGGCTGCTGGAACAGAACCGGCTGCACCTCTGGCGGCGCTGGCGCCAGCTCAGCGAGGGGGTCCATGACCTGCCCAGCCGCCGACGGCGGCTGGCGGAGCTGACCAGAGCGCACCGCGCCGCCCGCGGCTGGCGGCACTGGCGCCGGGCCTTAATCGACATTGCCGGCCGATTGCGCTAA